GGTACTTCATCGACGATGGGGAGTTCGAGTCGTACGCGATCTCCATCGAAGAGTTTGAGGGCGAGACCGCTGTTCTGAAGGTTCGAGACGGCCTCACGTGGCACAACGGCGATCCGGGCGATCCGGTCAACGCCGACGACCTTTACACGAAACTCGTCACCGACGCGATTATCGGGGACACGATGTCGACCCTCTGGACGGATATCCAGCGGGCCGGCGACAAGTCCGTCGAACTCACCCTCGACGGAACGATCAACAGGCAGCTGTTCCAAGACGGACTGAACTACTACTGGCTCGAGACGCCACACCGGCTGTACAAGGACTACGTCGAGCGGTGGGAGGACGCGACGACCGACGACGAGATCGCCGACATTCGGAGCGACCTCCGTAACGACTCGTTCGACGAGTCGAAGGTGAAAGGGAACGGCCCCTTCCAGTTCGAGGAGCGGGACAACCGTCACCTGAAGATGAGCCTGTACGAACACCACCCCGACGCGGAGAACATTAACTGGGAGAGCTGGGAGCTCCACAAGGTTTCGACCGACACCGCGAGTGTGCTGCTCGGCGGCGAAGTCGACGGGATCCGGAACTACTCCGCACCGGAATCGGTCTTCAACGAAGCTCCCGACGAGCTCCTGCACGCGCAACTCCCCGCGCTGTGGGGACTCTCGCTTCCCTTCAACCACGAGGACGATGACTTCGGTAACATTCGGGTTCGACAGGCCATCAGCGAGTTCGTCGACAGACAGGCCTGTGCGGACAACTACGGTCGACTCGGACAGCCGGTCGAGGCGCCGAGCGGACTCGTCGGAAACATCGACGGCCAGAACGAGCAGACCAGCCGGTGGGAGGACAAGGTCTCCGACGAGATGGCCGACCAGCTCTACCGCTACGACGATCCGGAGCGCGGTCGAGAACTGCTCCGCAACGAAGGGTACCAGAAGGACGACGGTACGTGGTACCGTCCCAACGGTGACCCGTTCGAGATGACGATCAAGGTCCCTGCGGGATACAACGACTGGCATCCGGTCTACCAGACGGTCGTCGATAACCTCGAGAACGAGGGTATCAGCACCGAAATGCAGCGGATCGAGGAATCGACGTACTGGGCCGACCACTACACCGCGGCGAACTACAAGGTGGCGTCGACGGGATGGACGCTCCAGCGATCCAGTCCGTACTACGTCTTCGATATGTACTACAACATCGACACGGAGTTCATGAATCTCGATCCCGAGAACCTCGAAGCTCCGCCGATGGGCGACCCCGACGGCGACCTCGAGTCGGTCGATCCGCGCGGACTGATGGACGAGTTGCTCGTCGCACAGGACGAGGAGAGAGCGACCGAGCTCACCGACCAGCTCGCGTGGATTACTAACCAGACGATCCCCATGCTCCAGATCAACGAGATCAACGACCCGGTCTGGTTCTATACGGACGACTGGGAGGTCCCGGAACCGGACTCCCCGAAGTATCAGTCGAAG
This sequence is a window from Natrinema amylolyticum. Protein-coding genes within it:
- a CDS encoding ABC transporter substrate-binding protein; translated protein: MGGAMALAGCMGGSSGNTNAFIEPITVDPTNYQFNHLNLQNPFSHAMQSDQLQRYFIDDGEFESYAISIEEFEGETAVLKVRDGLTWHNGDPGDPVNADDLYTKLVTDAIIGDTMSTLWTDIQRAGDKSVELTLDGTINRQLFQDGLNYYWLETPHRLYKDYVERWEDATTDDEIADIRSDLRNDSFDESKVKGNGPFQFEERDNRHLKMSLYEHHPDAENINWESWELHKVSTDTASVLLGGEVDGIRNYSAPESVFNEAPDELLHAQLPALWGLSLPFNHEDDDFGNIRVRQAISEFVDRQACADNYGRLGQPVEAPSGLVGNIDGQNEQTSRWEDKVSDEMADQLYRYDDPERGRELLRNEGYQKDDGTWYRPNGDPFEMTIKVPAGYNDWHPVYQTVVDNLENEGISTEMQRIEESTYWADHYTAANYKVASTGWTLQRSSPYYVFDMYYNIDTEFMNLDPENLEAPPMGDPDGDLESVDPRGLMDELLVAQDEERATELTDQLAWITNQTIPMLQINEINDPVWFYTDDWEVPEPDSPKYQSKWPLWWFPRNGDLQAKN